The genomic region GCTTCCCGGTGCGGTTGTCTGACACCGGGGGCCTGCATTGCTCGTGTGGAGTGTGGTTGGTGAAGGAGACTCCAACTGTCAGCTGCGAGGTTGAGGCACGGGTGTTTCTGGGTGCCCGTTTCTATCAGTAGCTCTTGTGGAGGGGTGTGTGTTTGCACAGGGGTGCCAGTTAAAGGTCGTTTTCTCTCCCCGAAGCTCCACAGGCTCTCAGGACAGCCCTGGGAACAAccccagcagcagcaccagcagccagGGCTCGCTGCACAAAGCCCCAAAGAAGAAGGGCATCAAGTCCTCCATCAGCCGCTTGTTTCGCAAGAAGGAAAAGGGCCGGCCTGAACACCCCAGCAAGGAGGCGTTAGGACCAGGTGGGTGCTTCACCGTTCAGAGGGAGGAGGGCCTGCAGGCATCTCCCTTCTGTGTCTCCCCTGTCGTCCCCACGAGGCTCCTGTCAATCACGCTGGGGGTCCTCCTGGGAGCAGGAGTGGAGGAGGCGTCTATCTTCTCAATGGGTCTGAGATGATCGGCTGAGTTAATgagtggatggttggatggatggatgaattaaGGATGGATGGATTAATTaagagtggatggatggattgattaGTGAGTggtggatggatgaacagatggctggctggctgggtggATGAACGGAGCATGGAATGAATAAAGCAGATGATTGTACTCCAGTGCTAGAAACATATTCTACGAAATTGATTGAGTAGGAGCTGGGCGATGATTGTTTCATCCTAACAGTGACATGTGTTTGGAAACGGCCTAAGTGCTCCTCAGTGAGGGGTGAAGTACAATCTGTGGACACCCCACAAGGAACAGCCCGCCCTCCTTCCTGCCACCTTCCCCATCCCCAGGAGCTCATCAGGGGTTCTGctcatgccccccaccccacccgacAGCCACACAGGTCCTCCTGGGGTCCCCTCATCAGACAGGGTTATCATCAGGCCCCCATATCACTCAGCTTCCTCTCCTTGAGGACAGCGCATGTTCCTGCCTCTTCAGCCACAAATGTGTTGAGTCTCGTTTGTGCTGGGTGTGGGATTTACAGGGGTAAGTAAAGCAGATGTGGTCTGGAGCACAGTTTAGtgacaagagagaaaaaggagcagATTATTAAATGCTATCCCTATTAGTAGTAAATACAATGCTGAGATGGATGGTGCATTGATTATGTACCAGATGCCGTGTGTGCCCCTTACCAAGCAGGTGCTTCCCCCTCCCGATTTACAGAGGAGGACACAGTGACAGTCATGTGGTTAGGGAGCGGTTAGGGCAGGTTCACACCCACCCAGTGGGACCAGACACTTTGCCGAGCTCCAGCCACCTCTCTCGTGGATGAAACAGGAATGAGATGGCTCTATGGCAtgatgattcaatggacatgagttggagcaaactccaggagatagtgaaggacaggaaagcctggagtgctgcaatccaaggAGtgacaagagtcggacacaactgagcgactgaactaaaacCTGAGTGTGTGCTAAcctgtttcagtcgtgtctgactctgcgaccccaggaactgtagcccactagctcctctgtccatgggattctccaggcaagaagactggagtgggttgccatgctctcttccagggcatcttctcaacccagggatcgaacccacatctctcattatctattgcattggcaggcaggatctttacccctagcgccacctggaaagccccagtgaATGCTGACAACTAGAAATGCAGAAAATGAGGGCTGCTCCTAAGTTAAACTGGAAGAGCAGCAAGCACAGGTTGTAAAGAGGAAAACACACGATGAGCGACAACAGCGCCAACAGAAACAAGGGATGCGTTCACCCACAGAAAGAAAATGTCTGTGCCGTTCGGAAGAGGAGCCCGTCAGCCCTTGGAGGGACAGTTGGAACCAGAATGAAAACCGAGGACATGGTTAGCAGTGCCCACCACACGGCCTGGGTGGCGTGGTGTCACTCACCAGGCTTCCTGTATCCCCAGAGCTGCTGGCAGTAACATCTCTGAGTGCCAGGCCGGGCAGCATCCCCGAGTGAGCTAAGGCATCACTGCTCTCCTTCCAGTGCTGCTCCGGAGCCCTCTGTGGGCGGCCACCCTCATCCCCTGCCCTGCCACTTGCTGGGGCCCAGCTGTCCCCCTGGAATCCTTTCAGCCCTTGAGCTTGGGTGTTCCCAGCCCTCTGCCACACCGGACTGGGACACAACTCAGGACTTGGGCTTGAGATATCAAGGAGACCGTGAATCTGGAAGGACACCACCCTGGGGCCTGTGAGAGAGCAGGAGAGCAAAGCCCCTACggggaggaagcagagctggGGGAACGTGCCCACAGCCtccactgcctcctgcacaagtgccttttctttgtctctccttGACCTGAAACAaagcccagctgctgctgctctgcaggTGATTCCTAAAGATGCACCTCCTGCCAGAGCTATTGTCCTGCTGCTCTGGGGCTGCCTGAGTGTGCTCAGGAGTATCAGACAAGTAGGGCTGCCACACCTCATACTGGAGGTGGGGGGCCTGATACTGGGGAAGGGtcggaggtggggggagggtttGGGTGGGGAGGGCCTGATGCTGGCCTAGGGCCGTGACGCTGGACTGGGGTCTGATGCTGGACTAGGGTCTGATGCTGGACTAGGGTGCATCATTTGGGTCCCCGTCAAGGTTGCCCTCGGACACCCCACGCTGTGACCGATGGCGAGCCTCGACACCTGCACTTTGTTCCCACCCTCGGCCCGCTGCCCACACCTCAGCAGCAGAGGGGCCCTGTCCCCGCAGATGCTGAAGTGATGGAGCCTCTTGTCTCTGGAGCCAAGGGCATGAACACACCGTCGGTCGTCCTCTAGGGACACCTATGCTTCCGCCTTCTGGCCTTTCCATTGCATCCGTCCATTTCTCTTAACAGAATGTCCGTGTGATGACACGGGCTCCCATTACCAGCTCTGGTCTGTTCTCAGTGAGAGTACAGCTTACCCTCGGCACTCTTTATTGGCCCTGGGAAATTTTGCTTCAGTACTTTATTGaaagaaagcaataaataatACTATGATAAAAATAGTTCAAAAGTAGACTGTACATACTTTGTCACATATTCGGGAAGTTCACAAAAGATTAATAGGAAAATAGAATGATAACAATGAATTGTACAAGTAAATTAAAGGCGGAACCCACATGTAAAGAAACATGCTGTCTCTGTCTACCAAGATACCAGCTGCATAATAAATATCACACTGTGACCTGAACGCATCTCTTGCTGGCTTTTTTAATGTGCcgctgaaaaagtaaaaattacattTGCTACTTATACAATCCAGAATGGCTATGTCATCACAATCTAAAAATGTACGCCTAGGTCCATTCTTTAAACATGTTTACAATCATGTAAAAAGATGATTTCCATAAAAATAAGGCCTTTGTCAGAGCTACACTACCCTGTCTGTCTGGGAAGTGGCACCTTCACTGTCCAGCTCGATGGCTCTGTAGTGGGTGCAGGGCATCGAGATTGGTCCCCAAAGAGTCTCACCAGAGAGGAGGGATCCAGGTCCACAGAGACAGGGTTACAGGAGAGATTTTCAGTCTTCTTCTAGGCATCCTTTCAGCCCAAATTTCATTAGAAGCTCACATTTAACACCCAGTACTTTTAAATCACTTCACGCTGTGGACAAAAAGCATTTCTTGCTAGAAAAAGTACAGTTTAGGCCAGTCGTTAACATCCAACAACAATTGGTTGAAATTAAGTTTTCTTATTTCAGAGTGATTGTTGGAGAGCTTGGTTACATTCTGGAAGGATAATAAAGCACACCGTGTCATGATGATTTTACAATCGCAGGAAAACCCCTTCTCTCATGGCTTAACattgaaaaattaaacaagaataattacaataaatgCATCATTTACAAAAGCCCTGTGTTTGTTCATAGGATTTATACAGACAAGCACTACAGTACattcatttgaaagactgaaATCAGGTATCAGAACATGAAATTGATCTGAAAGGATATTCATAGCCTGAATAtacaagaaaaaggaaggaattatataaatgaagtcataagttTACATAAATATCAGAAAcattaaattctaaaatattttctctatggtATTCATGAATTTTTCACTAATTAAAAACCCTGTAATATCTTCGGGTCCATGTAACAAGTATTAACAGAGTAAAGATTCCATCGAGTTCAAAATGTAGTCTTTGTTGTATACTGGATGCTGTATAAACATCTGGAGAATTCGTGCAGGTAAActggaaacacacacagaaaagtcaGTCCTGGGTTGGCAGCTggtgccccagcccctgcccctcctgacacccccacccccccaccccatttgGGGCTTCAGCTGCTTTGAGAATTCAGAGAAACATGGAGGGCCAAGCAGATCAAGGAGAGAActctgtggctgactttattctgaCATATAGCTAAAAGCTGCTggtaaaaaaaactcaaaagcccAATCCAGCTTTCTAGCTGAGATGTGAACAGGACAGAGCAGACAGCCTCCTGCCCTCAGAGTTGCTCGAGCAGGGCTGGGCCCCAGGGCCAGACCCACCAGAGGCCTACCCAGAGCAGCGCCTGCAAGGGAGGGTGGCCCCTTAGCAGCAGCCGAGCCCCAGATGCCGGTGCACCTCCGTGTGAAACGCTGGCCTCCGTACGGAgaggcccagggcagggcagCCTCGTGAACCCTGACGCTCTGGGCCCTGTTCCCTCCGAGAACGTGCACGCAGGGCGTGGCTGGCAGCACTGCCGCTGTGGGAGGGATACCCATGCGTCCCTATGCGAGGGGCCTTGGCCATGCTCTGACCACTCCGGCGGCAGTGGGGCGCCAAGGTCACGTTCTCTGGTGTGAGGGTTCTCCCAGGCTAACCTCCAGAGACCCACTGACCCTCCACTCCCTGGGGCGTGGGCTCCGTGCCCCCGCAGGACCAGGCCGGCCTGTACTCACCCCGAAGCACATCAGGAGCAAGTCCTGACTGTAGCAGAATCCAGCCCCTGCATTCCCGCCATACTGCCTGGTCCCATGAGCGCGGGAGGAAGGGTGCAAACACAGAGTGCGGTTAGTCGTGCAACGTCACATGGGGCACGAGGACACACAACGCACACCCGCAGCAGTGCCCACTCCTACTGAGGGTCTGGGGAAACTTCTAGAGGGTGGATGAGCCAGAGAGAGCGAGCCTGGGGGCTGCCACGTGGGGGTCCCTGCCacccggggtggggggagggcggtCAATGGCACATTTGATGACGTAAACGTGGTCATGGGGACAGATACTCCACGTCGGCAGCTGCCAGTCTCTCCTTAGACCTACGGATTCACAGAGCTCCACATTCACAGATTCCACACAGTCTATTGTTATTCAATTTTACACTTACCTCATTCCCTCAGCTGCCAGCTTTACGAGAAAGAGGTAGGAGATGACAAGACCACCATCAAATGTGAGCCgtcgagatcagacgagatcagGCGCggtcagggtggtatggccgtagaAGGAGGCGGCTGCCgccgggcgccctaagagccctgCGCTGTGCCTCCCTTTCGCTCTGACCTGCCGGTCGGGCCAGCAGGCCGCACCTCACCGTGGGGGCGCGCGCTGTACTTGAGCCGAACGACCCGCGACCAGACTCCGCCGGCCAATGGCGCCACGCCCCGAACACTGCCACCCCGCGGCCAGCAAACGCCTGGCCAGGTTCGGCAGCCCGGAGGGCTTCCGGGACCCCCAGCGGCATGCCAGGCGTGCGTGCGCGCGGGGCCTGGGGGGTGGGCTGAGGGGCGCGGAGGTCTTGGCGCCCTCCACCCCGGGCCTCTCCAGGCCCGGCCGCGCTCGGCGAGCCGGGCCTCCCTCGATCCCGTTCGCTGCCCAGGGCCACGCGGCCCGGTGTTTCTGgcccggccccgccgccgcccgACCCCCGCGGCCCTCGGGCCTCTGAGCCTCCTGTGGGCCTAGGCGCAGCCCAGCCAGGGCCCTGAGCGCCCATCCTGCCCGACACCTGcccggtgcccaaacccaccgGGAGCCACGGAGGCGCGGTCCACCCGAGCGCCTCAGCCCCGCCCCTTCGCCCTACCGAGGCCCCCACCTTTCCCCCCGCCGCCGGACAAGCACACAACCTCCTGCGAGAGCAGAGCGAGCGACAGGCAGGCACACGGACAACACACACAGACAGTTGACAGCCCCGCCGCCGCAACCTCATCAGCCAGAGCCATAGCACCACCTGAGAGGGCGGGGCCAGAGGAACGGACGGGCCGCGGGTGTcaggagagacagaggcagaaagagatgaAAGTTCAGAGATAgactccaggactgtgagagggagatacagatagacagacagacagacgcgtgcgtgcgtgcgcacacacacacacacacacacacacacacggagccagagacagagggagacacAGAGCGAGTGACAGAGAGACAGCAAACAGGAGACAGGGGAGAGAGGATGGCATCGGATCTGAGACAGACACACTGGCACAGCCCGTGACGCACCTCAGAGGAAGGCCACGCGGAAGAAGCAGCTTCCCCAAGGGAGGGGGCGTCAGCTTTGGGCCGGGCCCGGCTGGACGCGGTGCCCTGGGGCTGGCGGTCACCCGTGGGGACCCCAAGACTTCCTTGAAGCCGAGGTCTCAAAGGTCCCCTTTGGCCTGGCTACCTAAggcagccccagcccccacccccaggccagtgggtgtgtgtgtgtgtgtgtgtgtgtgtgtgtcggtggGTGAGGGTGGGGTCGGGTCGACTTGGGGCCGCGGTGGATACCCAGAGTGGAGGGGGGAGGGTGTGGAGGCCGGGGGTTGGGAAGCTTGCGTGTCctcttgctgtctctctctccctctttctccgtCTCCCTTACCTGTGGTTTCTAGCTCTTGACCTGTCtcggcggtgtgtgtgtgtgtgtgtgtgtgtgtgtgtgtgtgtacctccaAACCCAAAGCAACTTTCTATGGAGACATAGTGAAGGGTAAATGCATTCTTACTCATCTGATATATCCTAAAACACTGGACATGTCTGGACTCAAACTTTCAGGGCCGCCTTCCCACCACCCTGGCAAGCATTGATGGTGCAACTGTAATCCTCTAAAGGACCAAAAGTCCTGTACAAGTCCAGACATCTGCTCTGTACAGTCTCTTCCTGCACAGTACAAAAAAGTATAGAACAGAATGACACATTCTTTGTTAATTGTACAGAAGAATCAGCTGCTATCTGCTGCCTAGTCAACATGGTCAACATGAGGAAGTCAAGCAAGAGTTCCAAATCTCTTGAATGTGGTCCTTGGAAATACttctgttcttagttgctcagttgtgcccaacttttatgctacccatggactgtggccagtcaggctcctctgtccgtggcatttcccagtcaagaatactggagtggtttgccatttctttctccaggggatcttcccgacccagggatcaaacctgagtctcctgcaggtggatgccttcccatctgagccacaataCAACTAATTGCCTagtcaaaatacaaagaaaaaagctAGTGTTCTACTAAGTGGAAAGATGATTTAAGAAACGGAAGCTTTCCTTTGTTGGTATATttgaatctttatttatttttttattttatttttatgattaaggCTACTTGAACAAGGCAATGGAGAAACCCCAgagttgaaaagcaattgactttttttaaaagaaacatgtgGCAGGTgaaactttcttcattttttagagTTGGTTCAATGCAAAatctttattcaacaaatatgactcttgtgaactttatttcaaatctccacgATGAATCACTAAGGCATCAAggaaagaaaggagtagaggtgaaaaaaaaagagcaacctttccccttggctccatctcaaccagctgcttagttccttcatctcatgGACTACGATCTGGGATAATCTTGTTTGTCTGATTTTTGTTTGGGGACCGTTTCTAGTCACAGGGCTAGAAACAGTGGAGGGGGtaagcccttctttccattccacatcaGACCCAGTGGGcagtccaggccctgcccactgcattgagtctGTAGCAACAGAATCACCAGTGATGCTGGTTAACAATGCATATTGCTGGAATCCACTCCATTCGCTACTGACTCTTTgaggtggtggtctggaacctataCCTGGAAACTTTCTTGATGATTCCAAAtcacaccaaagtctgaggactatggaagatcttcacatttctggaaGAGCtgcacacctccagaaggaaccacaagacttgcctgaaatggtaaAGTTATAAGTATTGGACTGAaagttggaaggtctccacctttgctatgtaAGTAAaatgatctttctttgaaatgaaaatggataatACTAAAAGTTCACATTGTTctagagcattaaaaaaaaaccctgaattatAGAAATCTGATGTATGAGTTCCTGGAAAGCAAGAACCTATATTTAttgatatgtcttcatgccttagatcgTCCCTTGAATATAGTGTGCACa from Bos mutus isolate GX-2022 unplaced genomic scaffold, NWIPB_WYAK_1.1 CTG1292, whole genome shotgun sequence harbors:
- the LOC102281883 gene encoding liprin-alpha-1-like, producing MTLELRLPAIREEVGDDKTAIKCETSTLAWPRSLRMGRLRTGALRTATHEDLRDAHNSTGSQDSPGNNPSSSTSSQGSLHKAPKKKGIKSSISRLFRKKEKGRPEHPSKEALGPGRIFTPSATWKAPVNADN